The following are from one region of the Salvia hispanica cultivar TCC Black 2014 chromosome 1, UniMelb_Shisp_WGS_1.0, whole genome shotgun sequence genome:
- the LOC125201149 gene encoding protein RMD5 homolog yields MELNSIKDAFDRVTKKQKLSSSKSQEVIEQIGQEIEQAFLRLQSEQDSASPSAHKLILNELKTKLKEIAPLSHLEGTQKELNVALSKYPKLLEKSFNPDISKAYRNIDFDIHTVNQIIASHFYREGQFDIGDCFINESQELEAAASKSPFLEMFQILEAMKCRNLEPALGWAARNHDQLNQNGSDIELKLHRLQFVEILQNRGRDEALKYARAFLAPFATKHMAVFQKLMACLLWAGRLDSSPYAELLSSIHWDKLSVELAQQFCNLMGQSYESPLSVTIAAGVQGLPTLLKLMNVMTGKKQEWQTMKQLPVPVDLDREFQFHSVFVCPVSRDQVSEENPPMLLTCGHVLCKQSITKLSKNNSTRRFKCPYCPAEVEAGQCAQLHF; encoded by the coding sequence ATGGAGTTAAATTCCATCAAGGATGCTTTTGACCGTGTTACAAAGAAGCAAAAGCTCTCATCCTCAAAATCTCAAGAAGTAATTGAACAGATTGGGCAAGAAATAGAACAGGCTTTTTTGAGACTACAATCTGAACAAGATTCTGCATCTCCATCTGCTCATAAATTGATCCTCAATGAACTGAAAACTAAGCTGAAAGAAATTGCTCCTCTCAGCCATCTGGAAGGCACACAAAAGGAATTAAATGTCGCGTTAAGCAAGTACCCAAAGCTTCTCGAGAAATCTTTCAATCCTGATATCTCAAAGGCTTATCGCaatattgattttgatatACACACTGTTAACCAAATTATTGCCAGCCATTTCTATCGAGAGGGCCAATTTGATATTGGCGACTGCTTCATCAATGAGTCGCAGGAACTAGAGGCTGCAGCAAGTAAATCCCCTTTCCTAGAAATGTTCCAGATCTTGGAAGCCATGAAATGTAGGAACCTGGAGCCCGCTCTGGGTTGGGCAGCGAGGAATCATGATCAACTGAATCAAAATGGGTCTGACATAGAATTGAAACTGCATCGTCTTCAGTTTGTAGAGATCTTGCAGAACAGGGGCAGGGATGAAGCTCTAAAGTATGCTAGAGCCTTTTTGGCTCCATTTGCTACCAAACATATGGCTGTTTTCCAGAAACTTATGGCTTGCCTTTTATGGGCTGGAAGGCTTGATTCCTCACCGTATGCAGAATTACTATCTTCCATACATTGGGACAAACTATCTGTGGAACTCGCACAACAGTTCTGCAATCTAATGGGGCAATCTTACGAGAGTCCGTTGAGTGTGACAATTGCTGCTGGAGTTCAGGGGTTGCCTACTCTTCTGAAGCTGATGAACGTGATGACTGGGAAGAAGCAGGAATGGCAGACAATGAAACAACTACCGGTGCCAGTGGATTTGGACAGGGAGTTTCAGTTCCATTCCGTATTCGTGTGCCCAGTGAGCCGCGACCAAGTAAGCGAAGAGAATCCCCCCATGCTGTTAACATGTGGGCATGTTTTATGCAAGCAATCCATCACCAAGTTGTCCAAAAACAACAGCACTAGGCGCTTCAAGTGCCCCTATTGCCCTGCTGAAGTCGAAGCAGGTCAGTGTGCGCAATTACATTTCTGA
- the LOC125200679 gene encoding probable E3 ubiquitin-protein ligase EDA40: MVLSWRRAFCTSIPKDQDRAGDASTPRLASRFGRFFSEPSTPRFHSHPLSSPSLRCKTAAPCVTPSDSPRLQCRTRKSPRFFTSSAPSSPRSPSTFSLIKSGLRITKSRCGICLQSVKTGQGTAIFTAECGDAFHFPCIAAHMKKQGVRSALACPICSATWKEMHLAETDPSTELRGGDNKSSSVFKVYNDDEPLSSPTSGARFIPILESDETEEENDDFPGFFVTNNVVPDKIKSRNVEIGLLSEAVVVSVGKTSETYAVVLKVKAPTPPPRRAPIDLVTVLNVSRNVTSDKLHLMRRMMRMVVSSLSAADRLSIVAFSTTSKRLLPLRRMTTAGKRSARRIIDAVVALDGAATSATDSLKKAAKVIEDRREKNPAASILLLSDGHRSGPLVSSTRFSHSEIPVHSVNLCACVHAPPGGDHAANCVTGLLSQVAQDLRVQVSFAAGSAPGEISAVYTYAGKPALVGSGSSWCRVGELHSEEERELLVEMRVPPATGGARRLMSIRCCYKDPSTQQTIYDKERCLVIPRPRAVGSSTRDIQRLRCLFVTTRAVAESRRLSDRNDVAGALSMLASARALVLQSGSGSGEEFVRGLEAELAVLNCKRQDQAQPRAARPDDSKAEPLTPTSAWRAAERLAKVAIMRKSLNRVSDLHGFENARF, encoded by the exons ATGGTTTTGAGCTGGCGACGAGCCTTCTGCACTTCTATCCCCAAGGATCAGGACCGCGCTGGAGACGCCTCTACCCCCAGGCTCGCCTCCAGATTCGGCAGATTCTTCTCCGAGCCATCTACGCCGCGATTTCACTCTCACCCGCTCTCCAGCCCCTCTCTCCGCTGCAAAACAGCTGCTCCCTGTGTGACGCCTTCCGACAGCCCTAGGCTTCAATGCCGGACTAGGAAGAGTCCGCGATTCTTCACCAGCTCCGCGCCTTCCTCGCCGAGGTCGCCGTCGACGTTTTCGCTGATTAAATCCGGACTGCGTATCACCAAG AGTAGGTGCGGAATATGCTTGCAGAGCGTGAAGACGGGGCAAGGCACCGCCATTTTCACGGCGGAGTGCGGCGACGCTTTCCATTTCCCGTGCATCGCGGCTCACATGAAGAAGCAAGGGGTGAGATCCGCCCTCGCCTGCCCCATCTGCAGCGCTACATGGAAGGAAATGCATCTCGCGGAAACCGATCCATCCACGGAGCTGCGCGGCGGCGATAATAAATCCTCTTCTGTGTTTAAGGTCTACAACGACGACGAGCCGCTCTCTTCTCCGACTTCCGGCGCGCGATTCATTCCGATTCTCGAATCGGATGAGACGGAAGAGGAAAACGACGATTTCCCCGGCTTCTTCGTCACCAACAATGTCGTTCCGGATAAGATCAAGTCGAGGAATGTGGAAATCGGTCTGTTATCGGAGGCGGTTGTGGTGTCAGTAGGAAAAACTAGCGAGACATACGCCGTCGTTTTGAAGGTGAAAGCTCCAACGCCGCCTCCGCGCAGAGCGCCGATCGATTTGGTGACCGTGCTGAATGTGAGCAGAAACGTAACCTCCGATAAGCTCCATCTAATGCGGAGGATGATGCGGATGGTTGTTTCCTCCCTCTCCGCCGCCGACCGCCTCTCCATCGTCGCATTCTCCACCACATCCAAGCGGCTTCTCCCCCTCCGCCGCATGACCACCGCCGGCAAGAGATCCGCCCGCCGCATCATCGACGCCGTCGTCGCACTCGACGGCGCCGCCACCAGCGCCACCGACTCGCTGAAGAAGGCCGCCAAGGTCATCGAGGACCGCCGCGAGAAGAATCCCGCCGCCAGCATCCTCCTCCTCTCCGACGGCCACCGCAGCGGCCCGCTCGTGTCGTCCACGCGCTTCTCCCACTCCGAGATCCCCGTCCACTCCGTCAACCTGTGCGCGTGCGTCCACGCGCCCCCCGGCGGCGATCACGCCGCGAACTGCGTCACCGGCCTGCTGAGCCAGGTGGCGCAGGACCTCCGGGTCCAGGTCTCGTTCGCGGCCGGCTCGGCCCCGGGCGAGATCTCCGCGGTCTACACCTACGCGGGCAAACCGGCCCTGGTCGGATCCGGTTCGAGCTGGTGCCGGGTCGGGGAGCTCCACTcggaggaagagagagagctGCTCGTGGAAATGCGGGTCCCACCAGCCACCGGTGGGGCCCGGAGGCTAATGTCGATCCGTTGCTGTTACAAAGACCCGTCAACTCAACAGACCATATACGACAAGGAGCGGTGCCTCGTCATCCCCCGCCCACGCGCCGTCGGCTCCTCCACCCGCGACATCCAGCGCCTCCGCTGCCTCTTCGTCACCACGCGCGCCGTGGCCGAGAGCCGCAGGCTCTCCGACCGCAACGACGTGGCCGGGGCGCTCAGCATGCTCGCCTCGGCCCGCGCCCTCGTCCTCCAGTCCGGCTCGGGGTCCGGGGAGGAGTTCGTGCGCGGGCTTGAGGCCGAGCTCGCGGTGCTGAATTGCAAGCGGCAGGACCAGGCGCAACCGCGAGCGGCCCGGCCCGATGACAGCAAGGCCGAGCCGCTCACGCCGACCTCGGCGTGGCGGGCAGCCGAGCGCCTCGCTAAAGTCGCTATTATGAGAAAGTCTTTGAATAGAGTCAGCGACCTACATGGGTTTGAGAATGCgagattttaa